In Nostocoides sp. HKS02, the DNA window GCTCGATCGAGATCGGTGGCGAGCCAATGATCGCGCTGCCCGGGGCGTCTGCCGCGGTGGCGCTGAACTCGGCTGCGAAGTCGTCGCGGTAGACGGCCTGGTCGAAGACGTAGGTGCCCTCGAACCAGCGGCCCTCGACCATGCGCCACGTCTTGAAGGCCAGTCCGTCGAGGAACATGAACCTGGCCATCGACGTGCCGATGACGTACTCCCGGAGCTTGCCGGCGACATCCTCAGGAGCGTGCTCGAGCGACCAGCGCACCGAGAGCCCGTATCCGGCGTTCATGCCATCGTCTCCAACCAGGTCAGGAGCAGTCGCGCGCCGAAGCCCGTGCCGCCCTTGGTGAGGAGCCCACGGTCCACGTCGGAGCGACCGACCCCGGCGATGTCGAGGTGCGCCCACCGACGTGAGCCCGCGAACTCGCGGAGGAACAATGCTGCCGAGATCGAGCCGCCGCCGCTCGCGCTGCCCGCGATGTGGTTGATGTCGGCAACCTCGCTGTCGAGGCTGGGGCGGTAGTCCTCGACCAGCGGGAACGGCCAGAGCAGCTCGCCGGTGGCCTCCCCAGCACGCACCAGTGCCTCGCAGAGTGCGTCGTCGGTCGCGAAGACGGGCGCCATCGACCGGCCGAGCGCCACCCGCGCCGCGCCCGTGAGGGTGGCGATGTCGACCAGGACGTCCGGCTCGAGGGTGAGGTCGGCATACGCCAGCGCATCGGCCATCACGAGGCGACCCTCGGCGTCGGTGTTGCCGATCTCGACCGTCGTGCCGCCGTACTGGGTCACCACGTCCGAGGGTCGGTACGACCCGCCGCCGAGGGCGTTCTCCGCGAGCGCGAGCAGGCCCGTGACCCGGACCTCGACGCCGAGCTCGGCGCAGGCCGCGAGCACGGCAAGGACCACGGCGGCACCGCTCATGTCGGTCTTCATGGCGAGCATGCCCTCGCTGGGCTTGAGGTCGAGACCGCCGGTGTCGAACGTGATCCCCTTGCCGACCAGCACGACCCGCGGCGTGGCAGCGTCGGTGCCCGGTGGCGCGTAGTCGACCTGGACGAGTCGAGGGGGGCTCACCGAGCCGGCGCCGACGGCGAGCAAGCCGCCGAACCCCTCGGCCCGCAGCTCGCGCTCGGTCCACACCCTGATGTCCAGACCCGTGCGGCGGGCCACCGTGCGCGCCTGGGTGGCGACCCAGGCCGGGTTCTTGATGTTCGAGGGGGTGACGGCGAGGTTGCGGGCGAGCATCGTCGCCCGCGCACGGACGACGGCGGCGCGGACCGCGACGTCGTCGAAGCTCCCGCACAGGACCACGGACTGCACCGGGCCGTCCGGTGCCGGGGCGTCGGCGCCGAGCCAGCGTGGCGAGGAGTAGCCGCCCAGCGCCAGACCCTCGGCGAAGGCCGCCTGGCCGGCGGAGCCACCCGCGAGGTCGGCGGCGGCGTCGTCGTCGGCGGCGGCGGCGGCGGCGGCGGCGATGGTCGTCACCAGCTGGGCGTGACCGCGGCCGACCCGGCCGACTGCGGCGCCGGCCTCACGCAGCTCGGCGGGCGTCCCGGTCCCCACCCCGACCAGGAGCACCACCCGGGCGGCGCGGTCGGCGGGCACCACCGGGATCCGGGTCAGCGAACCGGCCTTGCCAGCGGGCTCGTAGGCGGCAGCCACCTCGGCCAGATCGAGCCCGAGCAGGGCCAGCGCATCGGCCGTCGCGCCGGTGCCAGCAAACCCGTCCGCGGCGACCGGGAGGGCGAGCAGGAGGTCGGCGGGGTCGAGGTCGGCGAGCACGTCGGCCAGCGGGCCGGGGCGTACCGCCCAGTCGCTGGACGTCGGCGTGAGGAGATCGGGTGCAGGCACGGACCCGACCCTACCGACCCGGCTGGGCACCCGGCATACGCCCGTCCATGCGACCAGACCCCCACCGGCAAGGGCCGGAGGGGGTCTGGTCAGCGTGCTTCAGCGGGCTACTTGAGGCCTTCGCAGTTGTTGATGGCCTCGCCCAGGGCGCGAACCTCGTCAGGCGTCATCTCGACCACCAGCCGGCCGCCGCCTTCGAGGGGCATGCGCAGGACGATGCCGCGACCTTCCTTGGTCACCTCGAGCGGACCGTCGCCGGTCCTCGGCTTCATCGCCGCCATGGGTGTGTCCCTTCCGTCAGGCGTGGTCTTCCGTCGGCACGCGCGTCCACGCCAGTGTGTGTGCTGCCGAGCGTGCCAGATTTGGTCCATTATCCCGTGAACACGCCTCCATGCGAAATCCACCCTCCCCCGCCGCGACTGCCGGATCGGCAAGACTGCTCCTGTGCACGCCCGCTCTGCCCTCTTCGACCTCTACGGCGACCATCTGCTCGATCGCGGCGGCTGGGCGCCGATCTCGGCATCGGTCGGGCTGTTGGGTTCGCTGGGGATCTCGGCACCTGCCGTGCGGACCGCGGTCTCGCGGATGGTGCAGGAGGGGTGGCTGGAGCCGGCCGAACGCGAGCTGCGCGGGTATGCCGTGTCGGCCCGTGCCCGGCAGCGGCTCAGTGAGGCGCATGCCCGGATCTACCG includes these proteins:
- a CDS encoding M17 family metallopeptidase; this translates as MPAPDLLTPTSSDWAVRPGPLADVLADLDPADLLLALPVAADGFAGTGATADALALLGLDLAEVAAAYEPAGKAGSLTRIPVVPADRAARVVLLVGVGTGTPAELREAGAAVGRVGRGHAQLVTTIAAAAAAAADDDAAADLAGGSAGQAAFAEGLALGGYSSPRWLGADAPAPDGPVQSVVLCGSFDDVAVRAAVVRARATMLARNLAVTPSNIKNPAWVATQARTVARRTGLDIRVWTERELRAEGFGGLLAVGAGSVSPPRLVQVDYAPPGTDAATPRVVLVGKGITFDTGGLDLKPSEGMLAMKTDMSGAAVVLAVLAACAELGVEVRVTGLLALAENALGGGSYRPSDVVTQYGGTTVEIGNTDAEGRLVMADALAYADLTLEPDVLVDIATLTGAARVALGRSMAPVFATDDALCEALVRAGEATGELLWPFPLVEDYRPSLDSEVADINHIAGSASGGGSISAALFLREFAGSRRWAHLDIAGVGRSDVDRGLLTKGGTGFGARLLLTWLETMA
- a CDS encoding DUF3117 domain-containing protein, with translation MAAMKPRTGDGPLEVTKEGRGIVLRMPLEGGGRLVVEMTPDEVRALGEAINNCEGLK